The Etheostoma spectabile isolate EspeVRDwgs_2016 chromosome 23, UIUC_Espe_1.0, whole genome shotgun sequence genome includes a window with the following:
- the cd36 gene encoding platelet glycoprotein 4 isoform X1, which yields MGCCNRRCGLIAGAVFGAVVAILGGILIPVGNSLIEGTVKKEAVIEPGTTAYDNWVSTGGMVYRQFWLFDVQNAQEVIQNGSSPVVVEKGPYTYRTRYLAKENITFYPNHTAAFLLPQGAIFEPSMSVGSDEDKVTTLNLAVAVSDYSLVPEVLHAALENMIKKSNSSLFQTRTVHELLWGYIDPMLKDNVGLFAPYNGTYDGYYNVYTGKDDISKVGIIDMWQGHRSLGFWNDTYCDMINGTDASSFAPFVDKKKPLYFFSSDICRSVSAGFEESMDLKGIEVYRYTLQPNTLASPTENPDNRCFCKSFKTTRNCTLAGVLDVSSCKGGQPVFISLPHFLHGSAYLRENVQGLNPSEEHHGTFLDVEPTTGFTLRFAKRIQANMIYGPSKVITVLKKIKDYTIFPLVWLNETAAVDDETADMFKEELISRIDMLDIIQKALIGTGVCIFILCLISYCVVRRSDNRSKFV from the exons ATGGGCTGCTGTAACAGAAGGTGCGGGCTGATAGCCGGAGCTGTGTTTGGGGCGGTGGTTGCCATCCTGGGAGGCATCCTTATCCCGGTGGGAAACAGCCTCATTGAGGGAACAGTGAAAAAG GAAGCTGTCATTGAGCCTGGAACGACAGCTTATGACAACTGGGTGTCTACAGGGGGAATGGTGTACAGGCAGTTCTGGCTTTTTGACGTGCAAAATGCCCAGGAGGTTATACAGAATGGATCAAGTCCAGTGGTTGTGGAAAAAGGACCTTACACATACAG GACGAGATACCTTGCCAAAGAGAACATCACATTCTATCCCAATCACACTGCCGCCTTCCTGCTGCCTCAGGGCGCCATCTTTGAGCCATCCATGTCAGTAGGCTCAGATGAAGACAAAGTCACCACCCTCAACCTGGCTGTGGCTGTAAGTGA TTATTCACTGGTTCCTGAAGTGCTTCACGCTGCATTGGAGAATATGATAAAGAAAAGCAACTCCTCCTTGTTCCAGACCCGTACAGTGCATGAATTGCTGTGGGGTTACATTGACCCCATGTTGAAAGATAACGTGGGCCTATTTGCACCT TATAACGGTACCTATGATGGCTACTACAATGTCTACACTGGAAAGGACGACATCTCAAAAGTGGGAATCATTGACATGTGGCAAGGGCATAG GAGCTTAGGTTTCTGGAACGACACGTACTGTGACATGATCAACGGGACAG ATGCCTCATCATTCGCTCCCTTTGTGGACAAGAAGAAGCCTCTCTATTTCTTTTCATCAGACATCTGCAG gTCGGTGTCAGCTGGCTTTGAGGAGAGCATGGATCTAAAAGGGATTGAAGTGTACCGCTACACCCTCCAGCCAAACACCCTGGCCTCCCCTACGGAAAACCCAGACAACCGATGTTTCTGCAAAAGCTTTAAGACCACCAGGAATTGCACCTTGGCTGGAGTACTGGACGTCAGCTCCTGTAAAGGCG GTCAACCTGTCTTCATCTCTCTGCCCCACTTCCTCCATGGCAGTGCGTACCTAAGAGAGAATGTGCAAGGCCTCAATCCCAGCGAGGAGCACCATGGCACCTTCCTGGACGTGGAACCT ACAACTGGCTTCACCTTGAGGTTTGCCAAGAGAATTCAAGCGAATATGATTTATGGACCATCAAAGGTCATCAC GGTGCTTAAGAAAATCAAGGATTATACCATATTCCCTCTTGTTTGGCTAAATGAg ACGGCTGCGGTGGACGACGAAACAGCTGACATGTTTAAGGAGGAACTCATCTCCCGTATCGACATGTTGGATATAATACAGAAGGCGCTTATTGGCACAGGTGTGTGCATTTTCATCCTGTGTCTCATCTCCTACTGCGTGGTGAGGAGAAGTGATAACCGAAGCAAGTTTGTGTAA
- the cd36 gene encoding platelet glycoprotein 4 isoform X2 — MGCCNRRCGLIAGAVFGAVVAILGGILIPVGNSLIEGTVKKEAVIEPGTTAYDNWVSTGGMVYRQFWLFDVQNAQEVIQNGSSPVVVEKGPYTYRTRYLAKENITFYPNHTAAFLLPQGAIFEPSMSVGSDEDKVTTLNLAVAGSYSLVPEVLHAALENMIKKSNSSLFQTRTVHELLWGYIDPMLKDNVGLFAPYNGTYDGYYNVYTGKDDISKVGIIDMWQGHRSLGFWNDTYCDMINGTDASSFAPFVDKKKPLYFFSSDICRSVSAGFEESMDLKGIEVYRYTLQPNTLASPTENPDNRCFCKSFKTTRNCTLAGVLDVSSCKGGQPVFISLPHFLHGSAYLRENVQGLNPSEEHHGTFLDVEPTTGFTLRFAKRIQANMIYGPSKVITVLKKIKDYTIFPLVWLNETAAVDDETADMFKEELISRIDMLDIIQKALIGTGVCIFILCLISYCVVRRSDNRSKFV, encoded by the exons ATGGGCTGCTGTAACAGAAGGTGCGGGCTGATAGCCGGAGCTGTGTTTGGGGCGGTGGTTGCCATCCTGGGAGGCATCCTTATCCCGGTGGGAAACAGCCTCATTGAGGGAACAGTGAAAAAG GAAGCTGTCATTGAGCCTGGAACGACAGCTTATGACAACTGGGTGTCTACAGGGGGAATGGTGTACAGGCAGTTCTGGCTTTTTGACGTGCAAAATGCCCAGGAGGTTATACAGAATGGATCAAGTCCAGTGGTTGTGGAAAAAGGACCTTACACATACAG GACGAGATACCTTGCCAAAGAGAACATCACATTCTATCCCAATCACACTGCCGCCTTCCTGCTGCCTCAGGGCGCCATCTTTGAGCCATCCATGTCAGTAGGCTCAGATGAAGACAAAGTCACCACCCTCAACCTGGCTGTGGCT GGAAGTTATTCACTGGTTCCTGAAGTGCTTCACGCTGCATTGGAGAATATGATAAAGAAAAGCAACTCCTCCTTGTTCCAGACCCGTACAGTGCATGAATTGCTGTGGGGTTACATTGACCCCATGTTGAAAGATAACGTGGGCCTATTTGCACCT TATAACGGTACCTATGATGGCTACTACAATGTCTACACTGGAAAGGACGACATCTCAAAAGTGGGAATCATTGACATGTGGCAAGGGCATAG GAGCTTAGGTTTCTGGAACGACACGTACTGTGACATGATCAACGGGACAG ATGCCTCATCATTCGCTCCCTTTGTGGACAAGAAGAAGCCTCTCTATTTCTTTTCATCAGACATCTGCAG gTCGGTGTCAGCTGGCTTTGAGGAGAGCATGGATCTAAAAGGGATTGAAGTGTACCGCTACACCCTCCAGCCAAACACCCTGGCCTCCCCTACGGAAAACCCAGACAACCGATGTTTCTGCAAAAGCTTTAAGACCACCAGGAATTGCACCTTGGCTGGAGTACTGGACGTCAGCTCCTGTAAAGGCG GTCAACCTGTCTTCATCTCTCTGCCCCACTTCCTCCATGGCAGTGCGTACCTAAGAGAGAATGTGCAAGGCCTCAATCCCAGCGAGGAGCACCATGGCACCTTCCTGGACGTGGAACCT ACAACTGGCTTCACCTTGAGGTTTGCCAAGAGAATTCAAGCGAATATGATTTATGGACCATCAAAGGTCATCAC GGTGCTTAAGAAAATCAAGGATTATACCATATTCCCTCTTGTTTGGCTAAATGAg ACGGCTGCGGTGGACGACGAAACAGCTGACATGTTTAAGGAGGAACTCATCTCCCGTATCGACATGTTGGATATAATACAGAAGGCGCTTATTGGCACAGGTGTGTGCATTTTCATCCTGTGTCTCATCTCCTACTGCGTGGTGAGGAGAAGTGATAACCGAAGCAAGTTTGTGTAA
- the sema3c gene encoding semaphorin-3C — MGRPEGLARPPLVLAMALLAVSLLFTGVSSLPQPLPRVFLSFEDLQASQSFEHYTISDKAMDYRILQMDEDQDRMYVGCKDHVLSMDINNITHGTLKVFWPASTSKIEECQMAGKDPTHGCGNFIRVVQPYNRTHLFMCGSGAYSPVCVYINRGRRPEEQVFHIDSRTESGKGRCSFNPQVNTVSVMLNQELFSGMYIDFMGTDAAIFRSLTKRNAVRTDQHNSKWLSEPTFIDAHLIPDGTDPNDAKLYFFFRERLTDNSGNTKNIHTMVARVCPSDIGGQRSLVNKWTTFLKARMVCSVLEEDGTETHFDELENVFLLDTDQPKGLLVFGVFTSTSSVFKGSAVCVYNMADILTVFNGPFAHREGPNFQWVAFQGRIPYPRPGTCPGGAFTPDIQTTKEFPDDVVTFVRNHPVMFNHIYPVGRKPLVVRTNADYKYTSVAVDQVMAADGNYQVLFLGTDKGTVQKVIVLPSNQTLHEDLILEELEVFKNQAPVTNLRISSKKQQLYVSSEFGVSQVSLHRCHAYGSACADCCLARDPYCAWDGLSCSRFYPSGKRRSRRQDIMHGNPLTQCRGFNLKAYRNAVEMTQYGVKNNTTFLECLPKSPQASIRWLIHRDNDRRKEVKLSERVVSTEHGLLIRSVQLSDQGLYYCLTTENSFKRTVAKIRLRVLSEAMVSVLTDKQQSPWAWASSLHPKELLSAFSPAESLAVQQYCKERKQLQTLQQKQQQKQQHQQQPPGPLRGDLAKLKPLLDRRKSRNRRNHLPEV; from the exons ACCTGCAGGCCTCCCAGTCCTTTGAACACTACACTATATCAGACAAGGCCATGGACTACAGGATCCTGCAGATGGACGAGgaccaggacaggatgtatgtGGGCTGCAAAGACCATGTCCTCTCCATGGACATTAACAACATCACCCATGGCACACTTAAG GTGTTTTGGCCTGCGTCTACAAGCAAGATAGAAGAATGCCAAATGGCAGGAAAGGATCCTACG CATGGCTGTGGGAACTTCATCCGGGTGGTGCAGCCCTATAACAGAACTCATCTGTTCATGTGTGGCAGTGGAGCGTACAGTCCTGTCTGTGTGTACATCAACAGGGGCCGCAGACCAGAG GAACAAGTATTTCACATCGACTCGAGGACCGAATCTGGAAAAGGGAGGTGCTCCTTCAACCCTCAAGTGAATACAGTCTCCGTTATGCTTA ACCAGGAGCTGTTCTCAGGCATGTACATTGACTTCATGGGGACAGATGCTGCCATCTTCAGGAGCCTGACCAAGAGAAATGCTGTGCGAACAGATCAGCACAACTCTAAATGGCTCAGTG agcCAACATTCATTGACGCCCACCTCATACCAGACGGAACAGATCCCAACGATGccaaattgtattttttcttcCGTGAGAGGCTGACAGATAACAGTGGAAATACTAAAAATATCCACACCATGGTGGCCAGAGTGTGTCCA AGTGACATCGGAGGACAACGGAGCCTGGTGAACAAATGGACCACCTTCCTAAAAGCCAGGATGGTGTGTTCCGTTCTGGAGGAAGACGGCACCGAAACTCACTTTGACGAACTGG aaaatgtgtttttgctggACACCGATCAGCCCAAGGGCCTGTTGGTGTTTGGAGTATTCACATCTACAAG CTCCGTGTTTAAAGGCTcggcagtgtgtgtgtacaacatGGCCGACATCCTTACCGTCTTCAATGGGCCCTTTGCTCATAGAGAAGGGCCCAACTTTCAGTGGGTGGCCTTCCAGGGGCGCATCCCTTACCCAAGACCAGGAACT TGTCCCGGTGGAGCCTTCACACCTGACATCCAAACAACGAAGGAGTTCCCAGACGACGTGGTGACTTTCGTACGGAACCATCCAGTCATGTTTAACCACATCTACCCAGTAGGGAGGAAACCTCTGGTGGTTCGCACCAATGCGGACTACAAATACACATCAGTGGCAGTGGACCAGGTTATGGCTGCCGACGGCAACTACCAAGTGCTTTTTCTGGGCACAG ACAAAGGTACAGTACAGAAGGTGATTGTGCTGCCTAGCAATCAAACCCTGCATGAAGATCTGATCCTGGAGGAGCTGGAAGTGTTTAAG AATCAAGCTCCTGTTACAAACTTGAGAATATCCTCTAAAAAA CAACAGCTGTACGTCAGCTCGGAGTTCGGGGTCTCACAGGTCTCCCTGCATCGTTGTCACGCTTACGGCTCGGCATGCGCTGACTGCTGCCTCGCCAGAGACCCCTACTGTGCCTGGGACGGACTCAGCTGCTCTCGCTTCTATCCCTCCGGCAAACG GAGAAGCAGAAGGCAGGACATTATGCATGGAAATCCACTCACTCAATGCAGAGGATTCAATCTAAAAG cCTACAGAAACGCTGTGGAGATGACGCAGTACGGAGTGAAAAACAACACCACCTTCCTGGAGTGTCTTCCCAAGTCTCCTCAGGCCTCTATCCGCTGGCTCATTCATAGGGACAATGACAGGAGGAAAGAG GTGAAGTTGAGCGAGCGTGTAGTCTCAACGGAGCACGGCCTCCTTATCCGCTCCGTCCAGCTGTCGGATCAGGGCCTTTACTACTGCCTGACCACCGAGAACAGCTTCAAACGCACCGTCGCCAAGATCCGCCTGCGAGTGCTGAGCGAGGCCATGGTGAGCgtgctgacagacaaacagcAGTCACCGTGGGCCTGGGCCAGCTCGTTGCATCCCAAGGAACTGCTGTCCGCCTTCAGTCCAGCGGAGAGCCTAGCTGTACAACAATACTGCAAAGAAAGGAAGCAGCTCCAGACCCTCCAGCAGAaacagcagcagaagcagcagcaccagcagcagccacctGGACCTCTCAGGGGGGACCTGGCTAAACTGAAGCCCCTGTTGGACCGGAGGAAGAGCCGCAACCGCCGCAATCACCTCCCAGAGGTCTGA